In Drechmeria coniospora strain ARSEF 6962 chromosome 03, whole genome shotgun sequence, the DNA window GTCAGGGGGTTGCTGATGAGGAGATTGTGTCGTGCCGAGCTGGTTCCATGAATCGGGCTTCGAATCGCCCCTTCACATGACCACGCTTCGACGTGGGGAGATGCGTCGCGGAAGAGGGACGCCGGGGGCTGTTTACACGTTTGATATGGTGAATGGGTCTCGATGTTGCGCTTAGGAGAGGCATGGGAGATGTGCTCGTTATCGATAAGAAGCACGTGATTTTCCGATTGCCTGCGGATAGCCGGACTTGCACATCCGCAAATCGGGAAATACGTgatattacttactgtacatgtagggaGTACATATACCAAGTACCttcgtacacctacagtgggGGTGTAAGTGCTGTgggtaagtacagtaagtgctgtatctccgtacttacagtatacttaTGTGTCGtagcaagtaataatacaccatacttgttgtactgtatATTAATGTTGTCCGAGTTCTACCTGTACCGGAAGTAATTGCATGTCATTACCTGTACGTGAACGACGGCATCCATTTTTGGTCCATCAAAAAGACAAGAGGGCTCCGAGGAACATCTGTGAGGGATATAATTCTATATACCATAAGCGATGCGTAGACGAGTGCGGTTCGTACGCGCTGGCCGACTGCTGACTCTGATCCAACGATGCAGTCTACACTCTATTCTTGACGGTCATGCTGCTttcatacatgtacacgcaatGTACACGCAGGGACGGCGAGCCCGTGGCCTGAAATCTCTCCGTACTGATTATGGAACGGTTTGGTTACCAAGCAAGCAGTGCCTCCTCGATTGGCAGAATAAAAGGGCAGCTCCTGGCGCCATTCTGCCTCTGGCCCTCATGGTTTTCTCGGCTCTTGGTTGAATCCTGCACCACGTGCTCGGCGAAAGCTGTGCGTCGCAAGTCCCCTCGGCTTCCATCCACCATTGCGTCTCCGGCCTACAGTGTCGTTTGTGGCGGTGCAAGCCGCATGTTCGACGGGGGCAACGAGAAGAACATGGGGAAGGAAACGAGCGAACAACGATAAAGGAGCAAGTcgccggcgggcgaggcgatCCCATGCTCGAAGTCGACCGATGCGAGCGCGGGGTAGGGATGTGCCGTTTGGGCATGCACCGGCGCGCCGGAACGTGACACTCGGAAACGAGGCGGGGGGCGCCATTGCCGGCAGTAGGCCACTACTGATTCATGGTCGAGCGTCGCAGGGCTTCCTGAAGCTCCGGTCTTGCCGACAGCTCCTCCAGCGCTTGGGTGTAGGTGAACCACTGGCGCTCCCGCTTGTGCTTCTCGGGCCAGTCCTCCACCTCGCTCAGGACGGTGGCCTGGAAGAAGGAGTAGCGAGAGCGGTCCTTGGACGACTTGGGCGGCCGTTTCTCGTCGATGGTGCCCAGGTCGTAGTCGATGCTGATGGTGATGCCGGCCTCCTCCCAAGCCTCACGGGTGGCGGCCTCCTGGCACGACTCATCATCCTCCCATCCACCCTTGGGCAGGACCCAGCCCTTGCGGCGAGTCGACTGTATCAAGAGAACGTGGTTGAGATCGGAGCTGAGGggcacgacgccggcgacgagtcgCTCTCCCTTGGAGTTGTAGCCTGCGCGGGAGGAAAAGGGGTGCGTCAGTCAcgagcggccgtcgtttGCCTTTGGCGAAGAGAGGAAGTGCGGGCGTGAGGGGAGAGCGAGCAGCCAATGGGCTCCGAGGTCATggactcgacgtcggccgagacgcaGAAGACTCACGCTGCTTGCTCCTGCCAGTGCGAGACTGCATCGACGGATCACCGGAGcctgccgaggccggcaacgACATGTTTTCGGGCGTGGGTGCAGTCGACCGAGCCGGACGGGCCGACGAGCGAAGTTGGCGGGCGCGGAGACAAGCTCGGGCTTGAGGATGGGTCGAGTTGAGGGCTTGCTTTCGGCGCTGCAAATCTCACCGGCTCCCGATCGAGGAGCGTTCTGCGGCGATGCGGCGGGGCGGATCAAAGAGTGTTGAGATGCATTATCGAGGTCTTCTAGGTCCGTTGATGTCGAGTGATGGCAGGACAAGGGAGTAGACGAAGCAGAGAGGCCGGGGGCAGGGCCCGGAATacggaggaggatgaagtTTGACCGACGGGTGTGAAAGGAAAGAATGGACGTGGTGGTGCAGCTCGAGGGCTACCACCGTtgctgtgccgtgccgtgtGGGAATGAATACCGTGCTACTGCTCTGCACGGTTACTGCGTACCTGAAAGTACTTGCGGTCGAAGTAGAGTACTTGTGCGGCACGGTATTCGGTACCACTGCCATCGTAGTGCTTGCCACCTACGTCCATGTACCACTCAGCACTAGGCAGGGAATGGTGACCAGGTACGGggtacagcacaagtacatctgAGCAGCATTTttgagtactaggtagtgtTCAGTCCggtgcgagtacgagtacacgTAGGAGTGCCGTACTCTGTATGCACACAACTACtatgtgcaagtgcagcacgGTCATAGTGGCCAGCGAGGCCTAAATAATTGTAGGTGTACgccgtaagtacggagtacgcactGCACTCGCACACGCACTCGTCGATGGTGGGGCTCACTCACCTGTAAATGTCCACCTGGGAATGTCCTCGCCATGAATGAATCCCGCACGCACACCCCACCTACGGCGGACAGCGGCAAGGACGGGCAGCAGGATTCAGGACGAGGGTGACACTGACGATAGCCGCTTGTCGTGACGGCTTGGCGATACAATGGAACGTTGGTGGGACCTCGGAGGGTATCAAGGAACGTGGGCTTGCCTGAGCTTGCTGCTCTTCAGAACTGGGCGACCCCTCATTGACTCGAtcgacggtggtggtggtagtggTGGGGGTGGATGGAGGGGGGTTATGGGCGGCGGGCTGGACTCTTTTCTTCCCAGGTTCGTCGTATTTCTTCCACGTTCTACGATGCTACAGGTAGTGCATCTTCCCGGGGTCGTCGTATTTCTTCCACGTTCTACGATGCTACATGTAGTGCCTTGGTACCACGCCCACTGCTGGTAAGCAATGAGTGTCACGGACGTCGAGTCCCTACCGCCGCAGTCCCGGTACCTGATATCGtagggaggaggaggcggctgTCCGCGGGGTACCGCACTGAGAAGACGAGCTCAGCAGTCGACACTTGCTGCTCCAAGTGAGCTTTAGGTACTGTCCTGGGCACGTTTAGTACTGGCCTGCCTCCGACAAcggctactccgtaccccatGCGAGCAAGTGCAGTTATCCTCGTTTGACTTGCCAACTACTAactacctacggagtactactaggtaggtaggtaggcagtAGGCACTTCACCTGCAGTAAAGCCTAAACATATCTCCCCAGCACCTCGAATGCCAGCGCACAACCATCACGCCAGCATCCGTATGCCCAGTCGCCACAAACTATATCTCGTCTTCATGGAGAACCGCAGCTGTGCATTCGAACATCGATGTCGCCACGGACGGCACTGCCTGTCTATCTATGCTGCATGTGCTTCAGAATGATGCATGGCAGGCATCTGGTACGAGGGCAGGTGAAAAGTCGCCAGCCACCTTTAGAGTACCAGGCTGGAGGGTGCTGGGGTGCTGGCGGATGGTGACAAGGCACCAGAAATACCAGTGGTAGTATTGACGGCATCCGCTTCGGCTGCAGCGGGCAACAGCGGCAGAGCATGGCCAAAGGGAAGCAAACAGCTCCAAGGCCCCTTCAAGTGGAcggatcgtcgtcgtcaccggcatcaccatcaccgtcATTCGCCTCCCAGCCGGCCCCATGGGCCAACGGCGGCTCGGGCGGCAGCTCGGCAGGGCACTCGGAATTTGTTCACCGCCGAAAGACAGCTCTGGCCATGCCACCAATGACCACGGTCCGCCGCACCGGCAGCCATCAgcgcagctcgtcgaggagcaagGTGATCCGACTCGTCCTTGTATCCCAGTCGATCTCTCCCGGCATGGTCGACGAATCATGTGAGTGCCGTGCGGTGGCCCGTATGCTGCCCGCATGCAGCCCGTATGCACGCGTAGAGTGTCGAGGAAGATGCGGGGCCAAAGATGTCAGAGGAGAACGGTGTCATGGAGCAGAGGAACACTTGCCCAAGGTATTTGCATTGCTTGAGGCTGCAAACCCCTCCAGAACTATACAGATGGTCGGTCACAACGGCGGGGATTGTCAGCGCCTGAGTATTGAAACGTGGTTGAAATTGGAAAATGGTTGGACTGCATTTTCGCACTGCGTGCTTCCTGAATGGACTGGAACCAAAATGTCATGATGCTGCATTTCAGGCCACATGCCATGATGAATAGGTGGTTCGATGAGTATGATGACAtagggagtacaagtacagtagatgcGGGCgttgaacatgtacttgaaagtactgtacatgtacaccgttGCGCCTAATATGGTTCATatcatactccgtactaggtacctaagcaTGGTAGAATCTGCATTATAGGAGGGGCAGGTTCCTGTtgactacaactacagtacggagtacaactacagtacttctTGCAAGGACTTGTAAGTATATgacagtacaagtagtagtAGGTGCGCAGTACCCTGTAGGTACACcatgctgtaattacttactgtgctccgtacttgtgtgtacatgtgccttgttatagtacctacttgtagtACGATTGACTCATCATGTCACAACGTAGGAGGCCTGTTGCAGCAGCCCCGAGTCCGACTTCGTTCCGACACCTGCCCatggagtaccgagtacaaaGGGGAACATTCCCTTCGGGACGGTTTATTTACGTTCCGAACAATTGGCCCGACACCGCCCCGCGCCCCGCACTAACCTATCATTCTGTACACCGTTCATGTGCACCAATTATGTCGTAATTACACCAGAGCTCTGGAGAGCTCAATGACATCGACctttcgtcctcgtcgtcttgcgCTGTACCTCTCGCCTTTCTTCTACAAAGTCCAAATATTTGAAGGATTAGCCTCTCCGCTTGCCCTGTACGTGCGGCGGATAGAATATTGAAATGTAAGAAACTTATTTCATCCTCTGTCGTCACCAACTCGATGCTACCGCCCCCCATGATGGTGGCACTGAATACGATGCAGGCTCAGGATACCATGACG includes these proteins:
- a CDS encoding nudix/MutT family protein; translated protein: MSLPASAGSGDPSMQSRTGRSKQRYNSKGERLVAGVVPLSSDLNHVLLIQSTRRKGWVLPKGGWEDDESCQEAATREAWEEAGITISIDYDLGTIDEKRPPKSSKDRSRYSFFQATVLSEVEDWPEKHKRERQWFTYTQALEELSARPELQEALRRSTMNQ